In the genome of Cherax quadricarinatus isolate ZL_2023a chromosome 40, ASM3850222v1, whole genome shotgun sequence, one region contains:
- the LOC128687363 gene encoding probable cytochrome P450 49a1 isoform X4, with the protein MRMLSLRPWVNSTGRLAHRSAAGQWVHRNIPGRWVHQITTVLPSTEVPGPKCYPLIGSLMDLITSKGFDKENSYRYFMKLFQIYGPVVKVKFPGQSTMVLILKPEDAEKILQLTKDNPVRKSMEALKKARYINPYYEKKAGIVVENGEEWWRVRSKVQAPVLKPQNVLTYLKDMDQVTLDFLDRISRLRNSEGQITVNFQEELSKWALESICLVALNQRVQCFDPSLPSGSQPELIVKAAQTLMNAVKECETGLKLWKIFPTKTFTQLKDSMEILTKTCEAVVHKMEKEMQEKEANNSDYQPNMVEQLILEPGLSHKDVITFMVDLIPGGTETTSDNAAVLLYLIAKNPRVQAKLQEELDCVLGDGSGNITPKQLAQLAYTRAVLKESNRLMPPMFGPMRILQEDTHLNGHILRKGGWH; encoded by the exons ATGAGAATGCTGTCACTGCGGCCTTGGGTGAATTCCACAGGACGATTAGCACATAGAAGTGCTGCAGGACAATGGGTCCATCGAAACATCCCAGGACGATGGGTACATCAAATTACCACAGTTTTACCATCAACAGAGGTTCCAGGACCTAAGTGTTATCCTCTTATTGGCTCTCTCATGGACTTGATCACTAGTAAAG GTTTTGACAAAGAAAATTCGTATCGTTATTTCATGAAACTCTTTCAAATATATGGCCCAGTTGTGAAGGTAAAATTTCCAGGTCAGTCTACAATGGTGCTGATCCTGAAACCTGAAGATGCTGAGAAAATTCTACAACTAACGAAGGATAATCCAGTGAGAAAATCAATGGAGGCCCTCAAGAAGGCCAGATACATTAATCCTTATTATGAAAAGAAAGCAGGTATTGTAGTTGA AAATGGTGAGGAATGGTGGCGAGTGAGAAGCAAAGTTCAAGCACCAGTTTTAAAACCACAGAATGTCCTCACCTACCTTAAAGATATGGATCAGGTGACACTAGACTTTCTAGACCG AATTTCCCGACTGAGAAACAGTGAAGGGCAAATAACTGTAAATTTCCAAGAAGAATTGAGCAAATGGGCCTTAGAGA GTATCTGTCTTGTTGCCTTGAATCAGCGAGTTCAGTGTTTTGATCCCAGTTTGCCTTCTGGTTCACAGCCAGAACTGATTGTTAAGGCAGCTCAGACCCTCATGAATGCTGTTAAGGAATGCGAAACTGGTTTGAAACTATGGAAGATTTTTCCTACAAAAACATTTACACAGCTCAAAGATTCGATGGAGATATTAACAAA AACCTGTGAAGCTGTTGTTCACAAGATGGAAAAAGAAATGCAAGAGAAAGAAGCTAACAATTCCGACTATCAGCCAAATATGGTTGAGCAACTCATACTGGAACCTGGTCTCTCCCACAAAGACGTCATCACCTTTATGGTGGATCTTATTCCTGGTGGCACAGAGACA aCATCTGATAATGCTGCCGTGCTTCTCTACCTTATAGCCAAGAATCCGAGGGTGCAGGCCAAACTGCAAGAAGAATTGGACTGTGTATTAGGAGATGGTTCAGGTAACATCACTCCAAAGCAACTTGCACAGCTTGCCTACACTAGAGCTGTCTTGAAAGAATCCAATAG GCTTATGCCACCAATGTTTGGGCCCATGCGAATTCTCCAAGAGGACACACATCTGAATGGGCACATTCTTCGGAAAGGA ggatggcactag
- the LOC128687363 gene encoding probable cytochrome P450 49a1 isoform X2, protein MRMLSLRPWVNSTGRLAHRSAAGQWVHRNIPGRWVHQITTVLPSTEVPGPKCYPLIGSLMDLITSKGFDKENSYRYFMKLFQIYGPVVKVKFPGQSTMVLILKPEDAEKILQLTKDNPVRKSMEALKKARYINPYYEKKAGIVVENGEEWWRVRSKVQAPVLKPQNVLTYLKDMDQVTLDFLDRISRLRNSEGQITVNFQEELSKWALESICLVALNQRVQCFDPSLPSGSQPELIVKAAQTLMNAVKECETGLKLWKIFPTKTFTQLKDSMEILTKTCEAVVHKMEKEMQEKEANNSDYQPNMVEQLILEPGLSHKDVITFMVDLIPGGTETTSDNAAVLLYLIAKNPRVQAKLQEELDCVLGDGSGNITPKQLAQLAYTRAVLKESNRLMPPMFGPMRILQEDTHLNGHILRKGFPQCSEFVPERWLRHRPLGNIHPCASLPFSHGIRMCVGRRIAEQELHTLIARIFHRYNLDWKHDDLERTYKYVFFPKGPMQFTFTERK, encoded by the exons ATGAGAATGCTGTCACTGCGGCCTTGGGTGAATTCCACAGGACGATTAGCACATAGAAGTGCTGCAGGACAATGGGTCCATCGAAACATCCCAGGACGATGGGTACATCAAATTACCACAGTTTTACCATCAACAGAGGTTCCAGGACCTAAGTGTTATCCTCTTATTGGCTCTCTCATGGACTTGATCACTAGTAAAG GTTTTGACAAAGAAAATTCGTATCGTTATTTCATGAAACTCTTTCAAATATATGGCCCAGTTGTGAAGGTAAAATTTCCAGGTCAGTCTACAATGGTGCTGATCCTGAAACCTGAAGATGCTGAGAAAATTCTACAACTAACGAAGGATAATCCAGTGAGAAAATCAATGGAGGCCCTCAAGAAGGCCAGATACATTAATCCTTATTATGAAAAGAAAGCAGGTATTGTAGTTGA AAATGGTGAGGAATGGTGGCGAGTGAGAAGCAAAGTTCAAGCACCAGTTTTAAAACCACAGAATGTCCTCACCTACCTTAAAGATATGGATCAGGTGACACTAGACTTTCTAGACCG AATTTCCCGACTGAGAAACAGTGAAGGGCAAATAACTGTAAATTTCCAAGAAGAATTGAGCAAATGGGCCTTAGAGA GTATCTGTCTTGTTGCCTTGAATCAGCGAGTTCAGTGTTTTGATCCCAGTTTGCCTTCTGGTTCACAGCCAGAACTGATTGTTAAGGCAGCTCAGACCCTCATGAATGCTGTTAAGGAATGCGAAACTGGTTTGAAACTATGGAAGATTTTTCCTACAAAAACATTTACACAGCTCAAAGATTCGATGGAGATATTAACAAA AACCTGTGAAGCTGTTGTTCACAAGATGGAAAAAGAAATGCAAGAGAAAGAAGCTAACAATTCCGACTATCAGCCAAATATGGTTGAGCAACTCATACTGGAACCTGGTCTCTCCCACAAAGACGTCATCACCTTTATGGTGGATCTTATTCCTGGTGGCACAGAGACA aCATCTGATAATGCTGCCGTGCTTCTCTACCTTATAGCCAAGAATCCGAGGGTGCAGGCCAAACTGCAAGAAGAATTGGACTGTGTATTAGGAGATGGTTCAGGTAACATCACTCCAAAGCAACTTGCACAGCTTGCCTACACTAGAGCTGTCTTGAAAGAATCCAATAG GCTTATGCCACCAATGTTTGGGCCCATGCGAATTCTCCAAGAGGACACACATCTGAATGGGCACATTCTTCGGAAAGGA TTCCCACAATGCAGTGAATTTGTACCAGAGCGTTGGCTACGACATCGACCCCTTGGTAATATACATCCTTGTGCCTCTCTCCCATTCTCACATGGCATTCGAATGTGTGTGGGGCGTCGGATTGCAGAACAAGAGCTTCACACTTTAATTGCAAGG ATCTTTCACCGATATAACCTTGACTGGAAGCACGATGACCTTGAACGAACCTACAAGTATGTGTTTTTTCCAAAAGGACCCATGCAGTTTACATTCACCGAGCGGAAATAA
- the LOC128687363 gene encoding probable cytochrome P450 49a1 isoform X3, with product MRMLSLRPWVNSTGRLAHRSAAGQWVHRNIPGRWVHQITTVLPSTEVPGPKCYPLIGSLMDLITSKGFDKENSYRYFMKLFQIYGPVVKVKFPGQSTMVLILKPEDAEKILQLTKDNPVRKSMEALKKARYINPYYEKKAGIVVENGEEWWRVRSKVQAPVLKPQNVLTYLKDMDQVTLDFLDRISRLRNSEGQITVNFQEELSKWALESICLVALNQRVQCFDPSLPSGSQPELIVKAAQTLMNAVKECETGLKLWKIFPTKTFTQLKDSMEILTKTCEAVVHKMEKEMQEKEANNSDYQPNMVEQLILEPGLSHKDVITFMVDLIPGGTETTSDNAAVLLYLIAKNPRVQAKLQEELDCVLGDGSGNITPKQLAQLAYTRAVLKESNRLMPPMFGPMRILQEDTHLNGHILRKGNSSHNAVNLYQSVGYDIDPLVIYILVPLSHSHMAFECVWGVGLQNKSFTL from the exons ATGAGAATGCTGTCACTGCGGCCTTGGGTGAATTCCACAGGACGATTAGCACATAGAAGTGCTGCAGGACAATGGGTCCATCGAAACATCCCAGGACGATGGGTACATCAAATTACCACAGTTTTACCATCAACAGAGGTTCCAGGACCTAAGTGTTATCCTCTTATTGGCTCTCTCATGGACTTGATCACTAGTAAAG GTTTTGACAAAGAAAATTCGTATCGTTATTTCATGAAACTCTTTCAAATATATGGCCCAGTTGTGAAGGTAAAATTTCCAGGTCAGTCTACAATGGTGCTGATCCTGAAACCTGAAGATGCTGAGAAAATTCTACAACTAACGAAGGATAATCCAGTGAGAAAATCAATGGAGGCCCTCAAGAAGGCCAGATACATTAATCCTTATTATGAAAAGAAAGCAGGTATTGTAGTTGA AAATGGTGAGGAATGGTGGCGAGTGAGAAGCAAAGTTCAAGCACCAGTTTTAAAACCACAGAATGTCCTCACCTACCTTAAAGATATGGATCAGGTGACACTAGACTTTCTAGACCG AATTTCCCGACTGAGAAACAGTGAAGGGCAAATAACTGTAAATTTCCAAGAAGAATTGAGCAAATGGGCCTTAGAGA GTATCTGTCTTGTTGCCTTGAATCAGCGAGTTCAGTGTTTTGATCCCAGTTTGCCTTCTGGTTCACAGCCAGAACTGATTGTTAAGGCAGCTCAGACCCTCATGAATGCTGTTAAGGAATGCGAAACTGGTTTGAAACTATGGAAGATTTTTCCTACAAAAACATTTACACAGCTCAAAGATTCGATGGAGATATTAACAAA AACCTGTGAAGCTGTTGTTCACAAGATGGAAAAAGAAATGCAAGAGAAAGAAGCTAACAATTCCGACTATCAGCCAAATATGGTTGAGCAACTCATACTGGAACCTGGTCTCTCCCACAAAGACGTCATCACCTTTATGGTGGATCTTATTCCTGGTGGCACAGAGACA aCATCTGATAATGCTGCCGTGCTTCTCTACCTTATAGCCAAGAATCCGAGGGTGCAGGCCAAACTGCAAGAAGAATTGGACTGTGTATTAGGAGATGGTTCAGGTAACATCACTCCAAAGCAACTTGCACAGCTTGCCTACACTAGAGCTGTCTTGAAAGAATCCAATAG GCTTATGCCACCAATGTTTGGGCCCATGCGAATTCTCCAAGAGGACACACATCTGAATGGGCACATTCTTCGGAAAGGA AACAGTTCCCACAATGCAGTGAATTTGTACCAGAGCGTTGGCTACGACATCGACCCCTTGGTAATATACATCCTTGTGCCTCTCTCCCATTCTCACATGGCATTCGAATGTGTGTGGGGCGTCGGATTGCAGAACAAGAGCTTCACACTTTAA
- the LOC128687363 gene encoding cytochrome P450 302a1, mitochondrial-like isoform X1, whose protein sequence is MRMLSLRPWVNSTGRLAHRSAAGQWVHRNIPGRWVHQITTVLPSTEVPGPKCYPLIGSLMDLITSKGFDKENSYRYFMKLFQIYGPVVKVKFPGQSTMVLILKPEDAEKILQLTKDNPVRKSMEALKKARYINPYYEKKAGIVVENGEEWWRVRSKVQAPVLKPQNVLTYLKDMDQVTLDFLDRISRLRNSEGQITVNFQEELSKWALESICLVALNQRVQCFDPSLPSGSQPELIVKAAQTLMNAVKECETGLKLWKIFPTKTFTQLKDSMEILTKTCEAVVHKMEKEMQEKEANNSDYQPNMVEQLILEPGLSHKDVITFMVDLIPGGTETTSDNAAVLLYLIAKNPRVQAKLQEELDCVLGDGSGNITPKQLAQLAYTRAVLKESNRLMPPMFGPMRILQEDTHLNGHILRKGWSVFLMNALSGWDEEQFPQCSEFVPERWLRHRPLGNIHPCASLPFSHGIRMCVGRRIAEQELHTLIARIFHRYNLDWKHDDLERTYKYVFFPKGPMQFTFTERK, encoded by the exons ATGAGAATGCTGTCACTGCGGCCTTGGGTGAATTCCACAGGACGATTAGCACATAGAAGTGCTGCAGGACAATGGGTCCATCGAAACATCCCAGGACGATGGGTACATCAAATTACCACAGTTTTACCATCAACAGAGGTTCCAGGACCTAAGTGTTATCCTCTTATTGGCTCTCTCATGGACTTGATCACTAGTAAAG GTTTTGACAAAGAAAATTCGTATCGTTATTTCATGAAACTCTTTCAAATATATGGCCCAGTTGTGAAGGTAAAATTTCCAGGTCAGTCTACAATGGTGCTGATCCTGAAACCTGAAGATGCTGAGAAAATTCTACAACTAACGAAGGATAATCCAGTGAGAAAATCAATGGAGGCCCTCAAGAAGGCCAGATACATTAATCCTTATTATGAAAAGAAAGCAGGTATTGTAGTTGA AAATGGTGAGGAATGGTGGCGAGTGAGAAGCAAAGTTCAAGCACCAGTTTTAAAACCACAGAATGTCCTCACCTACCTTAAAGATATGGATCAGGTGACACTAGACTTTCTAGACCG AATTTCCCGACTGAGAAACAGTGAAGGGCAAATAACTGTAAATTTCCAAGAAGAATTGAGCAAATGGGCCTTAGAGA GTATCTGTCTTGTTGCCTTGAATCAGCGAGTTCAGTGTTTTGATCCCAGTTTGCCTTCTGGTTCACAGCCAGAACTGATTGTTAAGGCAGCTCAGACCCTCATGAATGCTGTTAAGGAATGCGAAACTGGTTTGAAACTATGGAAGATTTTTCCTACAAAAACATTTACACAGCTCAAAGATTCGATGGAGATATTAACAAA AACCTGTGAAGCTGTTGTTCACAAGATGGAAAAAGAAATGCAAGAGAAAGAAGCTAACAATTCCGACTATCAGCCAAATATGGTTGAGCAACTCATACTGGAACCTGGTCTCTCCCACAAAGACGTCATCACCTTTATGGTGGATCTTATTCCTGGTGGCACAGAGACA aCATCTGATAATGCTGCCGTGCTTCTCTACCTTATAGCCAAGAATCCGAGGGTGCAGGCCAAACTGCAAGAAGAATTGGACTGTGTATTAGGAGATGGTTCAGGTAACATCACTCCAAAGCAACTTGCACAGCTTGCCTACACTAGAGCTGTCTTGAAAGAATCCAATAG GCTTATGCCACCAATGTTTGGGCCCATGCGAATTCTCCAAGAGGACACACATCTGAATGGGCACATTCTTCGGAAAGGA TGGTCGGTGTTTTTAATGAATGCTCTCTCTGGCTGGGATGAAGAACAGTTCCCACAATGCAGTGAATTTGTACCAGAGCGTTGGCTACGACATCGACCCCTTGGTAATATACATCCTTGTGCCTCTCTCCCATTCTCACATGGCATTCGAATGTGTGTGGGGCGTCGGATTGCAGAACAAGAGCTTCACACTTTAATTGCAAGG ATCTTTCACCGATATAACCTTGACTGGAAGCACGATGACCTTGAACGAACCTACAAGTATGTGTTTTTTCCAAAAGGACCCATGCAGTTTACATTCACCGAGCGGAAATAA